The sequence accttGCAATCTTTTAACTTCGCCCCTCCCCCAGTcaattcctggcttcgccactgtatGTGAGGATGTAAATTGAGAATTTTAAAGTGTGAGTAAAAGTACGCTTTCAATGTTATTAAaatgaaacaataaaaaatccCATGATTATCGATGTCATCATCCATTCGCAGATTAATTATCTTGATTTTTTGCATAAATGGAACCACAAAAACACCATGAAATAGGTTGGTTAACGTGGtttgtgtggatgcaaatttcttccttcttgatcttggacaattttgtacttacaaaacaattaacaccttaggttaaggccaagagcctcacgcgctcacgatgaatggggggggctttggccgaagaacctccgatgccaaagttagaatttagagagaaatagtgtttagagaattttgggatttttgccaaagatTTGGAATTAGTGTTTGGTGAAAGTGGGAACCAATTTATAGGAGGGGAAAGGATGGCCAGCCACTTAGTAgggttttaggttttgttttggtttaattagccaattaattggctaattaaacataaaaggaaatgcttttgtggttatggaatttattggctaataaaaatgaagaaatggtgaaaaaggtagaaaaggtgatggatgaggttttgaaatggggatagccggcccttTTGTGGGAGTTAGGGTAAAGTGAAAGGTCTAAATGCTAATTAAGGAAATAATTAGTTaataatccattaattagctatttatcattattttagaaggaatgttttaggaattATGGAATAAGTAtagtatttagctaattgattagctaaataatgaaataggaaatatatgaataaattaggttttaagttgatacctattttaggtacttttgacttggttgagggatgattgcccgctgctcgtgcgtaggaatcccagtatgcctcaagggtatttttgtcctcttttacccaagaatccacgtgtcgtcttgtgattatttttggctccacagtttGATTCTTTATTTTGATGAATCTGAATATTTGATCGTTTGCCTGATTGCTTCTGCTTAATTTGCTTATATTAATATATCACATATTGAGTAATGGGTGGAATttgacttctttttttttttctctgtcaATTTTGTGTTTGCTAATATTGAGTTAAATGTTGATTCTTAATTTGTACATTTGCGTCTTAAAATGCGAGACAAGTAATGTTTTTATCTTCtctcctttgattttaatttttatgatatTTAATGTAGAAATAGATTTTTCATGTAGGGCCCACtacaatatttatagagaactaaattacaagcaatatttatagagaactacatctaagaaaccctaacttAGATGGGGCCCAATTCCTAAACTAACAATGAAAatccaaatactaaaataaaaataaatactaatattttccaacaaataTTTCCCTCTCAAGGCTCAAGCTCGTCTGCAAACCAAGACAAAAGATGGAGGTAATAGCAAGAGTGAGGATCCTGAAGATCCTCAAATTAcatccgttcatcatacattgtgcggtcagaaatcattgtaattttttttattcaaaattgaatataaacagtacctgatgaaaactgaccgtacaatgtacaatgaacggatgtgattggaggatccccggaatcctcacaaaggGGATCCAACGAGAATCCTCTCGTATAGCATAATGCAAAACACAGTAAATAACTATTACAATAGAAATCAAGTGGGGATATAActatttcaatctttttttcaCACTAATAAATTCTGAAAAAGAAAGGATTTCTCATTACAATTTTCATTTATAGACAGCATTTTGATTTTCTAGACAAGGAAGTGGAAGTTTCTAGACAAGAAAGTGGaagtttttataattaaaaataaaaaataaaaatttagtcttAGCTAGTCTACACTaaacatttaataattttagTACTGCTTAATCCATGTCAAGctaacttaacttagtccctaaaaGTTAGTCTAATTTGAGATATTATGGTGCCCCAAACACATTCTTATTGTTTTCTCTCTTATTTTGTATGTTTTGGGAGGATttgagattgaaatgttttttttttttggtctaaAGGTagaattttattgaatttaaatACGAACGGTTACATTTGCATCTTctgttaaaatattaaaaagaaattcGGGACCTAACTCATCCCATCCAAGCCTCCCGCCAAGCTTAATTATGTGCGCCGCCACCACATGAGCTGCAAGATTGCATTGTTGAGGGGTAAAGCAGAACCTCACCAACTGGAACAAGCTCACCATCCTCCAAATATCTTGGAGATAAATATCAAAAGTCACATCAGTCATGACCTCCTTGTTAAGCATCTAAATCAATCCCTTTGAGTTTGATTCCATCACCAATCTAATTCCAGGCTCCATAACATCACTACCAATAATCATCTCCATCCCTTGCCTAATTGCCTCCGCCTTCGCCATGATTGCAGCAGCATTCCGTTCCCCACCCACCCCTCCCGCAAGCTTAGGTATCCCAACAAAGTCCCGAAGCACCCATCCAACCCCACCCACCTTCGTATCATTCCTACACTTCCAGATTCGCCATAAGCCAAATACCACCTGCTGCAATATTAAGTCTGCATCCTCCTCCTTCTCTAGTCGCTCCACTAATCTCTGCCAACCCTCCAAAAAAGCCGTCACCCCCATATACACCATATCCATTTGCAGTGACGTCTTAAACTAGAACGCACGATTGAACTCACACCAAAAGAAGAGGTGAGCCTCGGTTTCATCAGGCACACCACAAAGTTCCCACTTATTCACAACTCAAATCAGCCGTCGCTCCAAATTATGTTGAAATGTGTTATTTGAATTCATATTTATCGGTTTATAGAGTAGCAACCTAAATTGTTTTTAGATTTGCAAATCCTATTTGtcaccttcacaattaatgtCATAATTGTTGCCACCATCGTTAATGTGATGTACCATGAGCAAAAATGCATTGATATGACAAGATGGTTTGATTCGAGACAATGAGTAATATAGGCAAAATATTGTCAGAATTTGAAAATAAGTATTAAGTAATATGATATAAACACATTGTTTATTAACCATACAATTCAAATTATTGAATTCTATATAAACATGATTATTTGCCGTCACCGTAATAAAGCATCAGATGTTATCAAAACAATATTGTATCAAACCTTACTCTGTTTGCCTACTTTTAATATCTCCTCCCTCCTTTTTCTCTACCAACTTGTACTTCAATTTTGGCGGCCTTGGCCAATATGTTTCCCGCAAaaaggtcaaaaaaaaaaaaaaaaaaaaaatccatgagTAAATGAGTTTCACGAGTGGAGCGCAGAGAGCGGGCCGTTGCTTATAATTTAAGAAAAACcggacacaaaaaaaaaaaaaacaattaataatttaataaagaagaaattaataacaaatttaGAATCCTTTCGGCTGATAAACGTTGAACAGATTGCGTCCAAGTTGTACACTGCTGGATCCGAGCTCGAAGATTCCTAAAATATTCCCCCAGTTGGCCATCGGCGATCTGGGTTGTCTTCTTTCGTCGCCTTCATTGCCCCCCGACCCAAAAGGGAATTCAAAAAAATTTTACTTGCCAttgttgcagagaagagagagagagggacgattcttcttcttctttccgtTTCGATTtgtggtagagagagagaggagagagagcatATGTGACATGATAAATGACATGAGTTGGTATGAGAAGCTGCgttgttgttgttcttcttcCAATCTCAGCCGCATAATTGCAGGCCTTTTAATCTTCATTCTTTATCATTCTTTCCAGTTAATCTCCAAGATTCCTATACAccctgaaaaataaaaaaacccaccATTCAGAATtccaaattttatttgaattaatcattcaattcaattcttttCAAATCCCCATTTTCTTGGAAATTCCAATGGACCCGAAGGATCCGTTCTCTGCTGATTTCTTTGATGGTATGTTTTCTGCCTTTGAATAATTTGAAGCTGCATTTCAAATTTGGGTGgttgttattttttataaagtttGTTGCTTTTGGTCTGAAAATTGTGATATTTGTGTTGAGTAGGCTCTGTTTTGTCTCACATTGAGAGGCAACAGAATGTATGCCCTTCTGTTATTGTTATTGGTGGCGGTATATCAGGGATTGCTGCTGCCCGTATTCTCCATGATGCATCTTTTAAGGTCAGTGGTCTGCAACAATTAGTATTATCCCtctgtgtatatgtgtgtgtatatgtgaaTATGTTTAGAGCcctaaaaaattattgaaaaattgtATCTTGCTTGATTTCAGCAATGCCTTAACGTTATTATCATCATTTTGTTAGGTGTTTTTGCTCGAATCACGGGACAGACTTGGTGGCCGGATTCATACTGACTACTCATTTGGTTGTCCAGTTGATATGGGAGCATCATGGTAAATTCACTCTTTTGAACTTTGAGGAATTTAATACCTCCATTTTTTGCATGTACGCAGGGCTTTGGTTCCCGTGGCATTCATCTATTCTTTGTTTAATTTGTATGATCTATCTTATTCTTTTTGTATGATCTTTCATTGCCGCTGCTTGATTAAGATGAACCCCTGTCTCATTACATAGATTCATGTAAACATGGAAATGTTGAGAAATAAAAGAATTTCGTTAATGTGAATTTCCTAGGTTATGAGCGTTACTCTTGGAAATTACTAAGTGATGATACCCTGTGCTTGCCACATTTCTTTTGTCCTATGTTCTACTTGTTCCATATAGCCTACAACTGGTCATTACCTCAAGCCATCGCTTACTCTTTAAGCATAGAAGCTTGTTCAATGTGGACTAAACAAAGAAAGAACCTTTCTTTCTCTAGCCACTATTATATGGAAGCAAGTAGAAAAATTTGGATTTGCTTGCTGAGCCACCCATAAGATAAAAATTCTGTCTTGTGTTAACGTTTATGAATCCCACCCACTATTATATAAAAGTAGAACATTTTTTGGATATGTTAACACGTATGCTCTATGTTCTGTATTTGAATCCTATTTACTATTTGCTTGCAAATGCGTTCAAGAATCTGCATGCACACTCACAAGCAATCACAAAGGCAAGAAACTGTAAATTGTAGATGTTATTACAGAAAATGAAATGACATTGATGATTTCGATAGCCAAATGCGATTtatcaaaattttatgtttgttttCTTCTCTCGTCTATTTTATTCGTCAACATGAACTCTGCTTCTTTTATTATAAATTGGGTCTTGGAGTATGTACGCTTGTCTCATTGTTCAATGAAATCCTTCCTACTAAACGTTTAACTAGAGGTTTTCAAAAGCTGCTGTCCCTTCTAGTTGTGCATTGCATTTGAAGAACCGAAGCAGTTTAACTTAGGTTGATGGCTTATTAACTAATAGTCCAATATTGTTTCAATTTTATTTCAGGCTACACGGTGTTTGCAATGAGAATCCTTTGGCTCCACTGATACGCCGCCTAGGACTTACTTTATACCGTACAAGTGGTGACGACTCTGTGTTGTATGACCATGATTTGGAAAGGTAAGCACATCCTTGATTATTTACTTTCCTTCTGAATGGACTAGAGATTTATACTCGTATATGTGTTGAGCACAAGTTTGAAAGGGTAGACATGTCTTCCTTTTATCTAattgataaaaattaatttaatcttAGGATGTCTTATTTATTGGGAATGTTCCATTTAATGTCATTGGAAGTGAGATTAGTATCACTTTCACTGCTTCACATAACCCCATTAAGTTCCTTatgtatttattatattttacaaTTTTCATCGTTGAGGTAGCAGAACAAATTGAATTCAGGCTTTAACTTTtgcattcttcaaattttgaaGTAGTGACCATTTTTTTTGTAATCAGTTCAGTCTGAACTATTGTTTTTACGTTCCAGCTTTGCACTTTTTGATATGGATGGCCGTCAAGTTCCTCAAAAGATGGTCGTTGAAGTTGGTGATACTTTCAAGAAGATTCTCAAAGGGGTAAGAAGACTGCAATCTGGgttctttgattttttgggTAATTATGAATCCAGCTCAGCTGCAATCTGCAAACTaacttttcttattttatttctctagACTGAGAAAGTAAGGATTGAGAATTCTGATGACATGTCCGTCTGTCAAGCAATTTCTGTAGTGATGGATAGGCATCCTGAATTAAGGTATTAGAAACAAAGTAAATTAGGACACATGGTATTGTATTATGCTTCATTCTTTGATCTATTAGTCTTACTGATTTAACTCCCAACACATCTAGACAAAAAGGACTTGCTCACGAAGTGTTACAATGGTACATATGTCGAATGGAAGCATGGTTTGCTGCTGATGCAGATGTAATATCGCTAAAAAACTGGGATCAGGTTAGTTCAATACCTAAACTTTTAGCTTTATTGCGGGCAAAAAACTATAGGCGCAATTCCCCCTTGACTCGATCTTAAATTGAATTATGGAATTCTATACCAGAGCTGCGGAACTAACGACTCTATAGAATTACCAACTTTTACACGAATTTTCACTCTTTTGGGCTGGTCTCCTTACAATTGTTTCCTCTTTGTTAAATACCTTGGGAGTTGGGAGAGAGTTCTCTAATTGGGAATGAATTGTATTGAGCCAGATAATTGATGGTTGGATGCATTTTAGTCTAGCTACCTTTGAGTTATCTATTAATGAAGGCTTACAAGTTGAGGGTACTTGTTGTAAAGGAGCATGTTCTATCTGGTGGTCATGGACTTATGGTGCAAGGCTATGACCCAATAATAAAGGCTCTTGCAAAAGATATTGATGTACGCTTGAATCACAGGTATGTGTCTTGTACCATAATTGACAAATGCTTTTGCTTAAGTTGGTGTGGTGTGGTGTGGTGTGGTGTGAGTGTATTGTGATTTGTAAGCTATGCAAACAAAAAACTGACATAATTCCCTTGTGCTAGCAACATATATACATTTTGTTGAGGTCAAAGACAGTAAATCTGATTCTGAACTTACATCTTTGCTGTGATTCCCTCAAATTATAAATATAGTTTATTCATTCCTTGACAACCTTTGTTGCATGGATTAGCTTGTTtatattacaacaacaacaaagccttatcccactaagtgggattGAGCTTGTTTATATTAGATTTTGAATATCGTTTCGTTAGGGCCTACAAGTTCCAAACAATGGGGCTTCTTTGAGTTTGGGTTGTACTTCTACTTTGCTCATATTTACTGGGTGATAACTAGAATATGGTGGCTGGCTTTCTGGTTTTGCCTAAATCTACTCCATCTTCAGTCCTAACAGATTCAGATATCTAGTCCTAAATTTGACTTTTAATGATAGGATATAATTTTGAAATATGCAATCTATATTATTACAGTATTGGCTCTCCAAAGAGATATTTGACACTAGAGTCTTCTATGTAAGACAGtttattagatttttttattcaacCAATCATGATAAAGACAACTCGAATCTCTAATAAGAAGAGAGCTGGTACAAGTCTCTTTTAAAACAGTCGAAACAAAAGCCTATGGCATATCCGTATGAGTGCCTCATCCTCAAGGCTCAGATGGTGTCTATGTTGGTTATGACAGTTTTAGGTCTGGATGGATGTATAACACAAAAGGTTGTACTTTCTTGTCTCTTCACTTGAACTTGAATTGTCACTGCTTATTCTTAGTGACAATTACAAGTGAAGTTGTGTGGTTTTATAGTCAAGTAAGCCAATTTATAAGTCCTAGACTAACAATCTCCCCCATTTGGCTTACCTTGACAAAACCACACGCCTATCAACCTCACTTGCATACACTCAAGCCTCAACTACCCAAACTGAACCAAGTGTGCCTTCAAAACGCAAAGAAGCATCTCTGGCAGAACCGTTAGATTTCAACAGTTAGAAACCAATAACACTTGGTTTGTTTATCAAGCAAGGACTCATGCCCCATGAAATTCCTAATACATTCTCCATTCGAAACATCACTTCTGCTATTGTCTGTACTTGCAAAACTTAACAAGATATAAATGTCCATTTTCCAACCAGAGGTATTGCATatggtggtgctatccacacacccatttttacctctcacacacaCCTCTCGATTTTCGGCTGtctgatcgaatgaattgaagatcaatggacaaaaattGAGAAAGGTGTGTGGGAGGGAAagaggtgtgtgaatagcattaCCCTTTTGCATATATTATGGTTCACTGTTGAAATCTGCTCTTTATTATCTTGAAATATCAATGCTTTGGTTACATTGTGTATTTAAGTTTGTAGTTTGGTTTTCAACTTGTGTGATAATTGATAACACATTAGtagtgttatatatatatatatatatatatatatataactattaggtattagtttgtgtgtgtgtgtgtgtgtgtgtgtgtgtgagagagagagagagagagggagagaggtggTAGGAGGTAGCCAGATGGGTCATGATATTAAAAATGGTTTGCTAAGAAGCATACAAAGTTGTAAGGCAGAATTGCACGGATCTTCCATGTGGTCACAGGATTGTCTCAAGCAGTGTTAATTTATATCCAAGTGCATATGGGGCAAACACTCTTGGTTAAAAAAACACGTCAAATCATGGTCCAAAAGGTCACTTAAAGTCTATTTTTCGCCCCTACATGTGAGTGTCGTGTGCAAAAGACTAGGGTATGATTAACAACATTTTCATCACATGGCACACATTAAGACAAAACCTATGATCACAAGGATGATTATACATTTTGGCCAGATTTTGAAGTTATTATTTGTACTCAGTTATCCATAGCTGTGCTGTAATATATTTGAACATTCAGCTTTTATCAGCTTTGGTTGAGCTGACAGTTTCCTTCGTCCGTAAATAATCTATGAAATTATCTTCGCTTGGATTAAGTTTTCATTGAGTTCGAAAATACTTTGATTATTGTGATGGTTTATATAAAGACAAATTCAGACTTCTTCTAGTCAGTATTACCAATCCTTTTGTGAACGTATCCTTTTTGTGACTTAGGGTGCAACCTCTTACAAGAACTTATGCTTTTTGAGTTCCCAAAAGTAAGATAATGAAGTTATGAAATTCTCACATTCTTCAGTTAGaatacatttttaatttttgtgattCTTGATAAGCAGGGTGACGAAGATATTGTATGGGTCTAATACGGTGATGGTCACAATTGAAGACGGAAGAAACTTCATTGCTGATGCGGCTATAATAACAGTACCCCATGGGATTCTTAAAGCCAATTTGATTGAGTTCGAACCCCAGTTGCCTGAGTGGAAAGTTGCTGCAATTTCTGATCTTGGTGTGGgcaatgaaaataaaattgccTTGCGATTTGAGAAAGTTTTCTGGCCAAATGTAGAGCTCTTGGGTATTGTTGCACCAAATTCTTATGGATGTGGTTATTTTCTCAATCTTCACAAGGTCACAGGCCATCCAGTCCTCGTATATATGGCCGCTGGAAGGTTTGCATATGACCTTGAAAAACTAACAGATGACGCTGCTGTTAATTTTGTGATGTTGCAGCTTAAGAAGATGATGACTGATGCCACTGAACCAGTAAGTTCATTATTTCCAGATGTTTCTCAGTTTTCGGTCAATCTCAGTATTTTCTCGGTAACTAAAATAGTGACAGAGTCCTGATAATATCAACCAATTGGATAAAAATTTCGTCTCAAGTAGGTGTTCAGGAGTCGATGGATACAAAAACTGTGGACTTAACTTTGGTTGGTCTCTGTTACAGGTTCAATATCTGGTATCACGATGGGGAACAGACGTGAATTCCCTTGGATGTTACGCGTTGGATTTGGTTGGAAAGCCAGGAGATATATACGAGCGGCTTCGGGCACCTTTGGGTAATCTATTTTTTGGTGGGGAAGCTGTTAGCATGGACCACCAAGGATCTGTACACGGAGCTTACTCCGCAGGAGTTATGGCTGCTGAGAACTGTCAGCGGCATCTGTTACAGGAACTCGGAAATTTGGAGACCCGTCAGCATGCTTACCTTAGGGATGAAGTGCTTGAAGGAACAGTTCCCATCCAAATCTCAAGGATGTGAATCATTCTGGTACATGAATGAATGATAGGATTTACAATTTCAAAGTTGTTgatctaatttaattttttggatTGATCAAGGAACCCTCCTTTGCAATGTTTTGAGAAAACACCTATATGTTACAACTTACAACTGGGGCGAAGAAAACCCGAAGACCTGAGTCTCTTCCTCTACCTTTTCTCCTCCTTTCTCTGTAACCTTTtgttaaccctaaaaactaccaagcctgcGTGGCACGCAAAccaagtaattaataagctaactacgtccttcggttgtatgTGTGGCGTGCCAACTtgtcggtcgagctcggccaaCGA is a genomic window of Malus domestica chromosome 09, GDT2T_hap1 containing:
- the LOC103444375 gene encoding polyamine oxidase 5; this translates as MDPKDPFSADFFDGSVLSHIERQQNVCPSVIVIGGGISGIAAARILHDASFKVFLLESRDRLGGRIHTDYSFGCPVDMGASWLHGVCNENPLAPLIRRLGLTLYRTSGDDSVLYDHDLESFALFDMDGRQVPQKMVVEVGDTFKKILKGTEKVRIENSDDMSVCQAISVVMDRHPELRQKGLAHEVLQWYICRMEAWFAADADVISLKNWDQEHVLSGGHGLMVQGYDPIIKALAKDIDVRLNHRVTKILYGSNTVMVTIEDGRNFIADAAIITVPHGILKANLIEFEPQLPEWKVAAISDLGVGNENKIALRFEKVFWPNVELLGIVAPNSYGCGYFLNLHKVTGHPVLVYMAAGRFAYDLEKLTDDAAVNFVMLQLKKMMTDATEPVQYLVSRWGTDVNSLGCYALDLVGKPGDIYERLRAPLGNLFFGGEAVSMDHQGSVHGAYSAGVMAAENCQRHLLQELGNLETRQHAYLRDEVLEGTVPIQISRM